Proteins from one Camelina sativa cultivar DH55 chromosome 8, Cs, whole genome shotgun sequence genomic window:
- the LOC104705792 gene encoding tyrosyl-DNA phosphodiesterase 1-like isoform X1, with product MSLLIHLTYFSRSPLVHPKIFVISYLTPLSVLARFTKNAAFCFFFLSSVHSNLRQLSSSSMAHSQVAYLIPLKADLKEEDSSPRITLSEGPNIIGRGNVSIADKRLSRKHISITVSSSGSVSLSVEGTNPVVIRCSGDGERKKVKPREEVLVSNDDLIELIPGHHFFKLVLLPAENRGSHERAAKKARKDDAHDDDVEAIRRFVPPNEKLPSTFRLLSVNGLPDWANTSCVSINDVIEGDVVAAILSNYMVDVDWLMSACPKLANISQVMVIHGEGDGRQEYIQRKKPANWSLHKPRLPISFGTHHSKAIFLVYPRGVRVVVHTANLIHVDWNNKSQGLWMQDFPWKDDDNKDPPKCCGFEGDLIDYLNVLKWPEFTASLPGRGNVKINAAFFKKFDYSNATVRLIASVPGYHTGLNLKKWGHMKLRSILQECIFDREFRRSPLVYQFSSLGSLDEKWLAEFRDSLSCGITEDKTPLGPGDPLIIWPTVEDVRCSLEGYAAGNAIPSPLKNVEKPFLRKYWAKWKADHSARSRAMPHIKTFTRYSDQKLAWFLLTSSNLSKAAWGALQKNNSQLMIRSYELGVLFLSSPIKTQVCDFSCTEDNTSTMKAKQETKDEVVKERSKLVTMTWQGDKDSPEIISLPIPYQLPPKPYSPEDVPWSWDRGYSKKDVYGQVWPR from the exons ATGAGTTTGTTGATACATCTTACTTACTTCTCCCGTTCTCCATTGGTACATCCCAAAATTTTCGTGATTTCTTATTTGACCCCATTGAGCGTATTAGCTAGGTTCACtaaaaacgctgcgttttgcttcttcttcctcagttcAGTTCACTCCAACCTCAGGcagttgtcttcttcttcaatggctcACTCTCAG GTTGCGTATTTGATTCCATTGAAAGCAGatttaaaggaagaagattcaTCTCCAAGGATAACTTTATCAGAAGGTCCAAACATCATTGGCCGTGGCAACGTTTCAATCGCTGATAAACGTCTCAGCCGTAAACACATCTCCATCACCGTTTCATCGTCTGGCTCAGTGTCCTTGTCTGTG GAAGGAACGAATCCGGTGGTTATTAGGTGTTCCGGCGACGGCGAGAGGAAGAAAGTAAAACCCCGTGAAGAGGTTTTAGTAAGTAATGATGATCTTATTGAGTTGATCCCTGGTCATCATTTCTTTAAGCTAGTTTTGCTACCCGCTGAAAACAGAGGAAGCCATGAAAGAGCTGCTAAGAAAGCTCGAAAG GATGATgcacatgatgatgatgtagaGGCGATTCGTCGATTTGTTCCACCTAATGAGAAACTACCTTCAACGTTTAGGCTTTTGAGTGTTAATGGATTGCCTGATTGGGCTAATACCTCTTGTGTTTCCATTAATGATGTCATTGAG GGAGACGTTGTTGCTGCAATCCTATCGAATTATATGGTCGATGTAGACTGGTTGATGTCAG CTTGCCCCAAACTGGCCAACATTTCTCAGGTTATGGTCATCCATGGAGAAGGTGATGGTAGGCAAGAGTATATACAG AGGAAGAAGCCAGCTAATTGGAGTCTTCATAAGCCCCGGTTACCTATTTCATTTGGAACACACCATTCCAAGGCTATATTTCTTGTCTATCCTCGAGGTGTGAGAGTTGTTGTACACACAGCAAATCTGATCCATGTTGATTGGAACAACAAGAGCCAAGGTTTGTGGATGCAAGATTTCCCttggaaagatgatgataataaagatCCACCTAAATGTTGTGGATTCGAAGGTGATCTTATCGATTACCTCAATGTGCTTAAGTGGCCTGAGTTTACTGCAAGCTTACCTGGTCGTGGTAATGTGAAGATCAATGCAGCCTTCTTCAAAAAGTTTGATTATTCCAATGCTACG GTTCGACTAATTGCATCAGTCCCTGGATACCACACTGGTTTAAACTTGAAAAAATGGGGACACATGAAGCTACGGAGTATCCTTCAAGAATGCATTTTCGATAGAGAGTTCCGCAGATCCCCTTTAGTTTATCAG TTTTCTTCACTTGGTTCTTTAGACGAGAAGTGGTTGGCTGAATTTAGAGATTCTTTGTCTTGTGGTATAACAGAGGACAAAACTCCTCTTGGTCCCGGGGATCCGTTGATAATATGGCCTACAGTAGAAGACGTCAGGTGTTCTTTAGAG GGTTATGCTGCTGGCAATGCAATTCCGAGCCCATTGAAGAACGTGGAGAAACCATTCTTAAGAAAATATTGGGCTAAATGGAAAGCGGATCATAGTGCTCGCAg TCGTGCAATGCCACATATAAAGACGTTCACACGTTACAGCGACCAGAAGCTTGC ATGGTTCTTGCTAACCTCATCTAATCTTAGCAAAGCGGCCTGGGGAGCACTTCAGAAAAACAATTCCCAGTTGATGATACGTTCCTACGAG TTGGGCGTCTTGTTTCTATCATCTCCAATAAAAACACAAGTTTGTGACTTTTCGTGCACAGAGGACAATACAAGTACAATGAAG GCAAAACAAGAGACGAAAGACGAGGTGGTAAAGGAGAGGAGTAAGCTAGTGACAATGACCTGGCAAGGAGATAAAGATTCGCCTGAGATAATCTCATTACCAATTCCTTATCAACTACCTCCTAAGCCATACTCACCCGAAG ATGTTCCATGGTCATGGGACCGAGGCTACTCGAAGAAGGATGTGTATGGGCAAGTCTGGCCAAGATAG
- the LOC104705792 gene encoding tyrosyl-DNA phosphodiesterase 1-like isoform X3 — MAHSQVAYLIPLKADLKEEDSSPRITLSEGPNIIGRGNVSIADKRLSRKHISITVSSSGSVSLSVEGTNPVVIRCSGDGERKKVKPREEVLVSNDDLIELIPGHHFFKLVLLPAENRGSHERAAKKARKDDAHDDDVEAIRRFVPPNEKLPSTFRLLSVNGLPDWANTSCVSINDVIEGDVVAAILSNYMVDVDWLMSACPKLANISQVMVIHGEGDGRQEYIQRKKPANWSLHKPRLPISFGTHHSKAIFLVYPRGVRVVVHTANLIHVDWNNKSQGLWMQDFPWKDDDNKDPPKCCGFEGDLIDYLNVLKWPEFTASLPGRGNVKINAAFFKKFDYSNATVRLIASVPGYHTGLNLKKWGHMKLRSILQECIFDREFRRSPLVYQFSSLGSLDEKWLAEFRDSLSCGITEDKTPLGPGDPLIIWPTVEDVRCSLEGYAAGNAIPSPLKNVEKPFLRKYWAKWKADHSARSRAMPHIKTFTRYSDQKLAWFLLTSSNLSKAAWGALQKNNSQLMIRSYELGVLFLSSPIKTQVCDFSCTEDNTSTMKAKQETKDEVVKERSKLVTMTWQGDKDSPEIISLPIPYQLPPKPYSPEDVPWSWDRGYSKKDVYGQVWPR; from the exons atggctcACTCTCAG GTTGCGTATTTGATTCCATTGAAAGCAGatttaaaggaagaagattcaTCTCCAAGGATAACTTTATCAGAAGGTCCAAACATCATTGGCCGTGGCAACGTTTCAATCGCTGATAAACGTCTCAGCCGTAAACACATCTCCATCACCGTTTCATCGTCTGGCTCAGTGTCCTTGTCTGTG GAAGGAACGAATCCGGTGGTTATTAGGTGTTCCGGCGACGGCGAGAGGAAGAAAGTAAAACCCCGTGAAGAGGTTTTAGTAAGTAATGATGATCTTATTGAGTTGATCCCTGGTCATCATTTCTTTAAGCTAGTTTTGCTACCCGCTGAAAACAGAGGAAGCCATGAAAGAGCTGCTAAGAAAGCTCGAAAG GATGATgcacatgatgatgatgtagaGGCGATTCGTCGATTTGTTCCACCTAATGAGAAACTACCTTCAACGTTTAGGCTTTTGAGTGTTAATGGATTGCCTGATTGGGCTAATACCTCTTGTGTTTCCATTAATGATGTCATTGAG GGAGACGTTGTTGCTGCAATCCTATCGAATTATATGGTCGATGTAGACTGGTTGATGTCAG CTTGCCCCAAACTGGCCAACATTTCTCAGGTTATGGTCATCCATGGAGAAGGTGATGGTAGGCAAGAGTATATACAG AGGAAGAAGCCAGCTAATTGGAGTCTTCATAAGCCCCGGTTACCTATTTCATTTGGAACACACCATTCCAAGGCTATATTTCTTGTCTATCCTCGAGGTGTGAGAGTTGTTGTACACACAGCAAATCTGATCCATGTTGATTGGAACAACAAGAGCCAAGGTTTGTGGATGCAAGATTTCCCttggaaagatgatgataataaagatCCACCTAAATGTTGTGGATTCGAAGGTGATCTTATCGATTACCTCAATGTGCTTAAGTGGCCTGAGTTTACTGCAAGCTTACCTGGTCGTGGTAATGTGAAGATCAATGCAGCCTTCTTCAAAAAGTTTGATTATTCCAATGCTACG GTTCGACTAATTGCATCAGTCCCTGGATACCACACTGGTTTAAACTTGAAAAAATGGGGACACATGAAGCTACGGAGTATCCTTCAAGAATGCATTTTCGATAGAGAGTTCCGCAGATCCCCTTTAGTTTATCAG TTTTCTTCACTTGGTTCTTTAGACGAGAAGTGGTTGGCTGAATTTAGAGATTCTTTGTCTTGTGGTATAACAGAGGACAAAACTCCTCTTGGTCCCGGGGATCCGTTGATAATATGGCCTACAGTAGAAGACGTCAGGTGTTCTTTAGAG GGTTATGCTGCTGGCAATGCAATTCCGAGCCCATTGAAGAACGTGGAGAAACCATTCTTAAGAAAATATTGGGCTAAATGGAAAGCGGATCATAGTGCTCGCAg TCGTGCAATGCCACATATAAAGACGTTCACACGTTACAGCGACCAGAAGCTTGC ATGGTTCTTGCTAACCTCATCTAATCTTAGCAAAGCGGCCTGGGGAGCACTTCAGAAAAACAATTCCCAGTTGATGATACGTTCCTACGAG TTGGGCGTCTTGTTTCTATCATCTCCAATAAAAACACAAGTTTGTGACTTTTCGTGCACAGAGGACAATACAAGTACAATGAAG GCAAAACAAGAGACGAAAGACGAGGTGGTAAAGGAGAGGAGTAAGCTAGTGACAATGACCTGGCAAGGAGATAAAGATTCGCCTGAGATAATCTCATTACCAATTCCTTATCAACTACCTCCTAAGCCATACTCACCCGAAG ATGTTCCATGGTCATGGGACCGAGGCTACTCGAAGAAGGATGTGTATGGGCAAGTCTGGCCAAGATAG
- the LOC104705792 gene encoding tyrosyl-DNA phosphodiesterase 1-like isoform X2 — protein sequence MSLLIHLTYFSRSPLFSSLQPQAVVFFFNGSLSDLKEEDSSPRITLSEGPNIIGRGNVSIADKRLSRKHISITVSSSGSVSLSVEGTNPVVIRCSGDGERKKVKPREEVLVSNDDLIELIPGHHFFKLVLLPAENRGSHERAAKKARKDDAHDDDVEAIRRFVPPNEKLPSTFRLLSVNGLPDWANTSCVSINDVIEGDVVAAILSNYMVDVDWLMSACPKLANISQVMVIHGEGDGRQEYIQRKKPANWSLHKPRLPISFGTHHSKAIFLVYPRGVRVVVHTANLIHVDWNNKSQGLWMQDFPWKDDDNKDPPKCCGFEGDLIDYLNVLKWPEFTASLPGRGNVKINAAFFKKFDYSNATVRLIASVPGYHTGLNLKKWGHMKLRSILQECIFDREFRRSPLVYQFSSLGSLDEKWLAEFRDSLSCGITEDKTPLGPGDPLIIWPTVEDVRCSLEGYAAGNAIPSPLKNVEKPFLRKYWAKWKADHSARSRAMPHIKTFTRYSDQKLAWFLLTSSNLSKAAWGALQKNNSQLMIRSYELGVLFLSSPIKTQVCDFSCTEDNTSTMKAKQETKDEVVKERSKLVTMTWQGDKDSPEIISLPIPYQLPPKPYSPEDVPWSWDRGYSKKDVYGQVWPR from the exons ATGAGTTTGTTGATACATCTTACTTACTTCTCCCGTTCTCCATTG ttcAGTTCACTCCAACCTCAGGcagttgtcttcttcttcaatggctcACTCTCAG atttaaaggaagaagattcaTCTCCAAGGATAACTTTATCAGAAGGTCCAAACATCATTGGCCGTGGCAACGTTTCAATCGCTGATAAACGTCTCAGCCGTAAACACATCTCCATCACCGTTTCATCGTCTGGCTCAGTGTCCTTGTCTGTG GAAGGAACGAATCCGGTGGTTATTAGGTGTTCCGGCGACGGCGAGAGGAAGAAAGTAAAACCCCGTGAAGAGGTTTTAGTAAGTAATGATGATCTTATTGAGTTGATCCCTGGTCATCATTTCTTTAAGCTAGTTTTGCTACCCGCTGAAAACAGAGGAAGCCATGAAAGAGCTGCTAAGAAAGCTCGAAAG GATGATgcacatgatgatgatgtagaGGCGATTCGTCGATTTGTTCCACCTAATGAGAAACTACCTTCAACGTTTAGGCTTTTGAGTGTTAATGGATTGCCTGATTGGGCTAATACCTCTTGTGTTTCCATTAATGATGTCATTGAG GGAGACGTTGTTGCTGCAATCCTATCGAATTATATGGTCGATGTAGACTGGTTGATGTCAG CTTGCCCCAAACTGGCCAACATTTCTCAGGTTATGGTCATCCATGGAGAAGGTGATGGTAGGCAAGAGTATATACAG AGGAAGAAGCCAGCTAATTGGAGTCTTCATAAGCCCCGGTTACCTATTTCATTTGGAACACACCATTCCAAGGCTATATTTCTTGTCTATCCTCGAGGTGTGAGAGTTGTTGTACACACAGCAAATCTGATCCATGTTGATTGGAACAACAAGAGCCAAGGTTTGTGGATGCAAGATTTCCCttggaaagatgatgataataaagatCCACCTAAATGTTGTGGATTCGAAGGTGATCTTATCGATTACCTCAATGTGCTTAAGTGGCCTGAGTTTACTGCAAGCTTACCTGGTCGTGGTAATGTGAAGATCAATGCAGCCTTCTTCAAAAAGTTTGATTATTCCAATGCTACG GTTCGACTAATTGCATCAGTCCCTGGATACCACACTGGTTTAAACTTGAAAAAATGGGGACACATGAAGCTACGGAGTATCCTTCAAGAATGCATTTTCGATAGAGAGTTCCGCAGATCCCCTTTAGTTTATCAG TTTTCTTCACTTGGTTCTTTAGACGAGAAGTGGTTGGCTGAATTTAGAGATTCTTTGTCTTGTGGTATAACAGAGGACAAAACTCCTCTTGGTCCCGGGGATCCGTTGATAATATGGCCTACAGTAGAAGACGTCAGGTGTTCTTTAGAG GGTTATGCTGCTGGCAATGCAATTCCGAGCCCATTGAAGAACGTGGAGAAACCATTCTTAAGAAAATATTGGGCTAAATGGAAAGCGGATCATAGTGCTCGCAg TCGTGCAATGCCACATATAAAGACGTTCACACGTTACAGCGACCAGAAGCTTGC ATGGTTCTTGCTAACCTCATCTAATCTTAGCAAAGCGGCCTGGGGAGCACTTCAGAAAAACAATTCCCAGTTGATGATACGTTCCTACGAG TTGGGCGTCTTGTTTCTATCATCTCCAATAAAAACACAAGTTTGTGACTTTTCGTGCACAGAGGACAATACAAGTACAATGAAG GCAAAACAAGAGACGAAAGACGAGGTGGTAAAGGAGAGGAGTAAGCTAGTGACAATGACCTGGCAAGGAGATAAAGATTCGCCTGAGATAATCTCATTACCAATTCCTTATCAACTACCTCCTAAGCCATACTCACCCGAAG ATGTTCCATGGTCATGGGACCGAGGCTACTCGAAGAAGGATGTGTATGGGCAAGTCTGGCCAAGATAG
- the LOC104705792 gene encoding tyrosyl-DNA phosphodiesterase 1-like isoform X4 has protein sequence MSLLIHLTYFSRSPLVHPKIFVISYLTPLSVLARFTKNAAFCFFFLSSVHSNLRQLSSSSMAHSQVAYLIPLKADLKEEDSSPRITLSEGPNIIGRGNVSIADKRLSRKHISITVSSSGSVSLSVEGTNPVVIRCSGDGERKKVKPREEVLVSNDDLIELIPGHHFFKLVLLPAENRGSHERAAKKARKDDAHDDDVEAIRRFVPPNEKLPSTFRLLSVNGLPDWANTSCVSINDVIEGDVVAAILSNYMVDVDWLMSACPKLANISQVMVIHGEGDGRQEYIQRKKPANWSLHKPRLPISFGTHHSKAIFLVYPRGVRVVVHTANLIHVDWNNKSQGLWMQDFPWKDDDNKDPPKCCGFEGDLIDYLNVLKWPEFTASLPGRGNVKINAAFFKKFDYSNATVRLIASVPGYHTGLNLKKWGHMKLRSILQECIFDREFRRSPLVYQFSSLGSLDEKWLAEFRDSLSCGITEDKTPLGPGDPLIIWPTVEDVRCSLEGYAAGNAIPSPLKNVEKPFLRKYWAKWKADHSARSRAMPHIKTFTRYSDQKLA, from the exons ATGAGTTTGTTGATACATCTTACTTACTTCTCCCGTTCTCCATTGGTACATCCCAAAATTTTCGTGATTTCTTATTTGACCCCATTGAGCGTATTAGCTAGGTTCACtaaaaacgctgcgttttgcttcttcttcctcagttcAGTTCACTCCAACCTCAGGcagttgtcttcttcttcaatggctcACTCTCAG GTTGCGTATTTGATTCCATTGAAAGCAGatttaaaggaagaagattcaTCTCCAAGGATAACTTTATCAGAAGGTCCAAACATCATTGGCCGTGGCAACGTTTCAATCGCTGATAAACGTCTCAGCCGTAAACACATCTCCATCACCGTTTCATCGTCTGGCTCAGTGTCCTTGTCTGTG GAAGGAACGAATCCGGTGGTTATTAGGTGTTCCGGCGACGGCGAGAGGAAGAAAGTAAAACCCCGTGAAGAGGTTTTAGTAAGTAATGATGATCTTATTGAGTTGATCCCTGGTCATCATTTCTTTAAGCTAGTTTTGCTACCCGCTGAAAACAGAGGAAGCCATGAAAGAGCTGCTAAGAAAGCTCGAAAG GATGATgcacatgatgatgatgtagaGGCGATTCGTCGATTTGTTCCACCTAATGAGAAACTACCTTCAACGTTTAGGCTTTTGAGTGTTAATGGATTGCCTGATTGGGCTAATACCTCTTGTGTTTCCATTAATGATGTCATTGAG GGAGACGTTGTTGCTGCAATCCTATCGAATTATATGGTCGATGTAGACTGGTTGATGTCAG CTTGCCCCAAACTGGCCAACATTTCTCAGGTTATGGTCATCCATGGAGAAGGTGATGGTAGGCAAGAGTATATACAG AGGAAGAAGCCAGCTAATTGGAGTCTTCATAAGCCCCGGTTACCTATTTCATTTGGAACACACCATTCCAAGGCTATATTTCTTGTCTATCCTCGAGGTGTGAGAGTTGTTGTACACACAGCAAATCTGATCCATGTTGATTGGAACAACAAGAGCCAAGGTTTGTGGATGCAAGATTTCCCttggaaagatgatgataataaagatCCACCTAAATGTTGTGGATTCGAAGGTGATCTTATCGATTACCTCAATGTGCTTAAGTGGCCTGAGTTTACTGCAAGCTTACCTGGTCGTGGTAATGTGAAGATCAATGCAGCCTTCTTCAAAAAGTTTGATTATTCCAATGCTACG GTTCGACTAATTGCATCAGTCCCTGGATACCACACTGGTTTAAACTTGAAAAAATGGGGACACATGAAGCTACGGAGTATCCTTCAAGAATGCATTTTCGATAGAGAGTTCCGCAGATCCCCTTTAGTTTATCAG TTTTCTTCACTTGGTTCTTTAGACGAGAAGTGGTTGGCTGAATTTAGAGATTCTTTGTCTTGTGGTATAACAGAGGACAAAACTCCTCTTGGTCCCGGGGATCCGTTGATAATATGGCCTACAGTAGAAGACGTCAGGTGTTCTTTAGAG GGTTATGCTGCTGGCAATGCAATTCCGAGCCCATTGAAGAACGTGGAGAAACCATTCTTAAGAAAATATTGGGCTAAATGGAAAGCGGATCATAGTGCTCGCAg TCGTGCAATGCCACATATAAAGACGTTCACACGTTACAGCGACCAGAAGCTTGCGTAA